One genomic window of Caballeronia sp. SBC1 includes the following:
- the istB gene encoding IS21-like element helper ATPase IstB — protein MLHHPTVDKLHALRLPGMAAALAEQQSQDGIDRLGFEERLGLLVERESSERDSRQTAARLRRARLKVPDASPEDIDYRTPRGLDRALTARLLTGEWLRERQNLILVGPTGLGKSWLGCAFAIQACRQGFSACYLRVPKLNDELAIAHGSGRYARWLAQLAKTDLVILDDLAMAPLTDSARRDLLEVLDDRHGHRSTLATSQIPVEHWHEAIGEPTVADAILDRLVHNAHRITLAGESLRKTRSRLTAKPQSE, from the coding sequence ATGCTGCATCATCCCACTGTCGACAAACTACACGCGCTGCGCCTGCCCGGCATGGCGGCGGCGCTTGCCGAGCAACAGTCCCAGGACGGCATTGACCGGCTGGGCTTTGAAGAACGTCTGGGGCTGCTGGTCGAGCGTGAATCCAGTGAACGTGACTCGCGACAAACGGCGGCCCGGCTGCGTCGGGCCAGACTGAAGGTCCCCGACGCGTCGCCCGAGGACATCGACTATCGCACCCCTCGCGGCCTGGACCGGGCGCTCACCGCCCGGCTGCTGACCGGTGAGTGGCTTCGGGAGAGGCAGAACCTTATCCTGGTTGGTCCGACTGGTCTCGGCAAGAGTTGGTTGGGCTGCGCCTTCGCCATCCAGGCGTGCCGCCAGGGGTTCTCCGCCTGCTATCTGCGCGTGCCGAAACTAAACGACGAACTGGCGATTGCACACGGCAGCGGGCGCTATGCGCGATGGCTCGCACAACTTGCCAAGACGGATCTCGTGATTCTCGACGATCTGGCAATGGCGCCGCTGACCGATTCCGCGCGGCGCGACCTGCTGGAGGTGCTCGATGACCGGCACGGACACCGATCCACGCTGGCCACCAGCCAAATTCCAGTGGAGCACTGGCATGAGGCAATCGGCGAACCCACCGTCGCCGACGCGATCCTTGACCGACTCGTGCACAACGCTCATCGCATCACGCTCGCGGGCGAATCGCTACGCAAGACGCGCAGTCGATTGACCGCAAAGCCGCAGTCCGAGTAA
- a CDS encoding hemerythrin domain-containing protein, translated as MAASLAVWHAEHVNFARLLDVLEEQVAEFHQGERPDYALMSDILYYMQNFADRVHHPPEDVAYARLAERDPGVQLLVNRLLQEHRVIATAGEELLNCLKEIAEDVLAPRSHLEAATATYLVYYRHHLATEERVVMPRAAQVLTEEDWTAVAAAVPVYPDPLFGDNTLERFEVLRRQIDRVAQASSQDGT; from the coding sequence ATGGCAGCCTCACTCGCCGTATGGCATGCAGAGCACGTCAATTTCGCGCGCCTCCTCGATGTCCTGGAAGAACAGGTCGCTGAATTCCATCAGGGAGAGCGCCCGGACTACGCGCTTATGTCCGATATCCTCTACTACATGCAGAATTTTGCCGATCGCGTTCACCATCCCCCCGAGGATGTTGCTTACGCGCGGCTGGCCGAACGGGATCCGGGGGTCCAATTGCTGGTGAACCGGCTTCTCCAGGAGCATCGCGTTATCGCGACGGCTGGCGAGGAGCTACTGAATTGCCTTAAGGAAATTGCGGAAGATGTGTTGGCCCCACGGTCGCATCTGGAGGCCGCCACAGCGACGTACCTTGTGTACTATCGTCACCATCTTGCCACCGAGGAGCGCGTTGTAATGCCTCGTGCGGCACAGGTGTTGACGGAAGAGGACTGGACTGCGGTAGCTGCCGCAGTGCCGGTCTATCCCGATCCGCTATTCGGCGACAACACGCTGGAGCGCTTCGAGGTACTGCGCAGGCAGATCGATCGTGTGGCGCAGGCTTCCAGCCAGGACGGGACATGA
- a CDS encoding hemerythrin domain-containing protein, with amino-acid sequence MKPDNFLIKPAPSFDEPVEMLRACHERIAAQCTTLEKLVVHLPLHGPNMQAQQAARNVMRYFDVAGLHHHADEEQNLFPMLIEISQRQCSSVGERIASLLDEHRVLEAAWAQLRTVLADIVEGKTRLLEQVWVADFVGAYRGHIVLEESQIFPFAEACLDRQQLARLSATMVARRTITTQ; translated from the coding sequence ATGAAGCCGGACAACTTTTTGATTAAACCCGCGCCCTCTTTCGACGAACCGGTCGAAATGCTCAGGGCGTGCCATGAGCGCATTGCAGCGCAGTGCACGACGCTCGAGAAGCTTGTGGTGCACCTGCCTTTGCATGGCCCAAATATGCAGGCGCAGCAGGCAGCCAGAAACGTCATGCGCTATTTCGACGTGGCGGGCCTGCATCACCATGCTGACGAGGAACAGAATCTCTTTCCGATGCTGATCGAGATCAGTCAACGCCAGTGCTCATCGGTGGGCGAACGGATCGCATCCCTGCTTGACGAGCATCGAGTCCTGGAGGCCGCGTGGGCGCAATTGCGCACTGTGCTCGCCGACATCGTCGAAGGAAAAACAAGGCTGCTCGAACAGGTCTGGGTGGCTGACTTTGTCGGAGCTTACCGTGGCCACATTGTCCTGGAGGAGAGTCAGATTTTTCCATTTGCTGAAGCGTGCCTTGATCGACAGCAACTGGCCAGGTTAAGCGCGACCATGGTCGCCCGACGCACCATCACGACGCAGTGA
- the istA gene encoding IS21 family transposase, with protein MANVRLTMRKIREVLRLHFECDRNQREIADAVGASTTTVWHYLRRTRLAGLSWPLPPELLTDDAALEARLYPPPARREPTRGMPDWPTVHREIGRKGVTLDLLWQEYKAQHPDGCGYSWFCKAYQEWAQRLPVTMRQTHVPGQKLFVDYSGKKLGIINPDTGEIREAELFVAALGVSGFTFAELTWTQQLPDWIGSHVRAFAFYNGLVEILVPDNLKSGVHKPGFYDPDINPTYQEMARHYSVAVIPARSKKPRDKPKAELSVLLVQRWVLARLRNQRFFSLGEANRAIAALLSDLNNRPFKKLPGSRRSVFDEIDRPALRPLPEQPYQYAEWKVARIGPDYHVELNQHYYSVPYRYAREQVDVRHTINTVEIFHRGQRIAAHGKSARRRYHTTIDAHMPPEHLAVAKGWDPERLRNWAADIGPHTAAVIQHLLGARKHPQQSYRTCLGVLRMGKDYGRDRLEAACRRAIDLKAPNYKFIDSTLKNGLDREPEPTTVQADLPLVHANVRGPSYYH; from the coding sequence ATGGCAAATGTCAGGTTGACCATGCGCAAAATCAGGGAAGTGCTGCGGTTGCATTTCGAGTGTGACCGCAATCAGAGGGAAATCGCCGACGCGGTGGGTGCCTCGACGACGACGGTGTGGCATTACCTGCGCCGCACGCGGCTGGCAGGGCTGAGCTGGCCGCTGCCACCGGAACTGCTGACAGACGACGCGGCGCTCGAGGCAAGGCTGTATCCGCCGCCGGCGCGGCGCGAGCCAACGCGCGGCATGCCGGACTGGCCGACGGTGCATCGCGAGATCGGCAGGAAAGGCGTCACGCTCGATCTGCTGTGGCAGGAATACAAGGCGCAGCATCCGGACGGCTGCGGCTACAGTTGGTTCTGCAAGGCTTACCAGGAATGGGCACAGCGGCTTCCGGTCACGATGCGGCAAACGCACGTGCCGGGCCAGAAGCTGTTCGTCGACTACTCGGGCAAGAAGCTGGGCATCATCAACCCGGACACCGGTGAAATCCGCGAGGCCGAGTTGTTTGTCGCTGCGCTCGGCGTGTCCGGCTTCACCTTCGCGGAACTCACGTGGACCCAGCAGTTGCCAGACTGGATCGGCTCGCACGTGCGCGCCTTCGCGTTCTATAACGGTCTGGTCGAGATACTGGTCCCTGACAATCTAAAATCGGGCGTGCACAAGCCGGGGTTTTACGATCCGGACATCAATCCAACCTACCAGGAAATGGCTAGGCATTACTCCGTGGCCGTCATCCCGGCTCGCAGTAAAAAACCGAGGGACAAGCCGAAAGCGGAGCTGTCCGTCCTCCTGGTGCAGAGATGGGTCCTCGCCCGCCTGCGCAACCAGCGCTTCTTCAGCCTGGGCGAGGCTAACCGGGCGATCGCCGCGTTGCTGAGTGATCTGAACAACCGGCCCTTCAAGAAGCTGCCTGGCTCACGCCGTAGCGTCTTCGACGAAATCGATCGCCCGGCACTCAGGCCGTTGCCCGAGCAGCCCTATCAGTACGCGGAGTGGAAGGTCGCGCGTATCGGCCCGGACTATCACGTCGAGCTAAATCAGCACTATTACTCGGTGCCGTATCGCTACGCGCGCGAACAGGTTGACGTGCGCCACACGATCAACACCGTCGAGATCTTCCATCGCGGCCAACGCATTGCCGCTCACGGCAAAAGCGCTCGCCGTCGTTACCACACCACGATCGACGCGCACATGCCGCCGGAGCACTTGGCTGTTGCCAAGGGCTGGGATCCGGAGCGGCTGCGCAACTGGGCCGCCGACATCGGCCCGCATACGGCAGCCGTCATCCAGCACCTGCTGGGTGCCCGCAAGCATCCCCAGCAGTCGTATCGCACCTGCCTGGGTGTGCTGCGCATGGGCAAGGACTACGGGCGCGACCGGCTCGAAGCTGCTTGCCGCCGCGCCATCGATCTGAAAGCGCCGAACTACAAGTTCATTGACTCGACGCTAAAGAACGGCCTGGACCGGGAGCCCGAACCCACTACCGTGCAGGCCGACCTGCCGCTTGTGCATGCCAATGTGCGCGGGCCTTCGTACTATCACTGA
- a CDS encoding PAS domain S-box protein → MEETPALAEWIIEQTADAVIYADPAGTIVRWNRAATALFGYSAAEALGQNLDLIIPEHLRAAHWRGFEAAMTSGRTRLHGRATLTRAISKTGQKLYVEMTFAMVNNQEGEVLGSVAIARDVTARVEHEKSVSSHNGVM, encoded by the coding sequence ATGGAAGAAACGCCCGCGCTTGCTGAATGGATAATCGAACAGACGGCTGACGCCGTTATCTATGCCGACCCTGCCGGTACCATCGTGCGCTGGAACCGTGCTGCCACGGCGCTGTTCGGCTACAGTGCCGCGGAGGCGCTAGGCCAGAACCTTGATCTGATCATCCCGGAACATCTGCGGGCCGCACACTGGCGCGGCTTCGAAGCGGCGATGACAAGTGGTCGTACAAGGCTGCATGGTCGCGCGACGTTGACCCGTGCGATCAGCAAGACAGGTCAGAAGCTTTACGTCGAAATGACGTTCGCGATGGTGAACAATCAGGAGGGTGAAGTGCTTGGCTCGGTTGCAATCGCCCGGGACGTCACCGCGCGGGTTGAACATGAAAAATCTGTCTCTAGCCACAACGGCGTAATGTAG
- the narJ gene encoding nitrate reductase molybdenum cofactor assembly chaperone, whose product MDNNGPIFSMLSALLDYPDESLVEGLAEIRTSMARHRAFAPATRDALIALVDQLASRPLLDLQEDYVETFDRGRAMSLYLFEHVHGESRERGQAMVDLLAMYEAKGLFLGGGELPDYLPVFLEFLAHETPAKARSLLAEIADINRQIATKLAERGSAYFAVVAALLPLAGEAPLDVTAPAHVADSEIDGEALDREWQDTPVSFLGAQAPVSTQPQPIQFHEKRPPR is encoded by the coding sequence ATGGACAACAACGGACCGATTTTTAGCATGTTGAGCGCGCTGCTCGACTATCCGGATGAATCTCTCGTTGAGGGACTGGCCGAGATTCGTACGTCAATGGCACGGCATCGGGCCTTTGCACCCGCCACACGTGACGCTTTGATCGCGCTGGTCGACCAGTTGGCGTCGCGACCCCTGCTGGACCTGCAGGAAGACTATGTTGAAACGTTTGATCGAGGCCGGGCAATGTCCCTTTACTTGTTCGAGCATGTCCATGGCGAGTCACGCGAGCGGGGACAAGCCATGGTCGATTTGCTTGCGATGTACGAAGCAAAAGGGCTGTTTCTCGGCGGAGGCGAGTTGCCTGACTATCTGCCCGTCTTCCTGGAATTTCTCGCACACGAAACACCCGCAAAGGCGCGGTCGCTGCTAGCTGAAATCGCCGACATCAACCGGCAAATTGCGACGAAGCTCGCCGAGCGCGGTAGCGCTTACTTCGCGGTAGTGGCCGCCTTGCTGCCGCTGGCAGGCGAGGCGCCGCTGGACGTCACGGCGCCCGCGCACGTAGCGGACTCGGAGATCGATGGCGAAGCGCTCGATCGCGAGTGGCAGGACACACCCGTCAGTTTCCTGGGCGCGCAAGCCCCTGTTTCAACGCAACCTCAGCCTATCCAGTTTCATGAAAAACGACCACCGCGGTAG
- a CDS encoding cytochrome P450 yields the protein MSMNEKPTNDWDPRSEAVTHDQVAAYDEMRHRCPVAHSDYLNLSLFRHDDVMRVLNDPETFSSAVSSYLSVPNGMDPPEHTQYRTIVEPYFSPQRMAVFEPVCRDIAATLVNGLSRGRELEFNAQFAQDFAMNIQCAFLGWPQELRAPLLHWIRKNREATLTGDRIALDRVAVEFDTYIKGLLAQRRQSGAEAQDDITTSLLRERIGDRLLHDDEIVSVLRNWTVGELGTIAACIGILAHYLAEHPDVQQRLREQPSVLPKAIDEILRIRAPLIANRRISTKSVKIGGHEVPVGQRITLIWASSNRDETVFGDPDEFRLDRDPASNLLYGSGIHVCPGAPLARLELRVGMEELLERTNWIALVPGSPLTKAVYPAAGFSALPLRIE from the coding sequence ATGAGCATGAACGAGAAGCCGACTAACGATTGGGACCCGAGGTCCGAGGCCGTCACGCACGATCAGGTTGCGGCGTATGATGAAATGCGGCACCGTTGTCCCGTCGCGCACAGTGACTACCTGAACTTATCCCTATTCCGCCATGACGATGTCATGCGCGTGCTCAACGATCCTGAAACGTTCAGTAGTGCGGTCTCGAGCTATCTCTCCGTGCCCAATGGCATGGATCCTCCTGAGCACACCCAGTACAGAACCATTGTCGAGCCTTATTTCAGCCCGCAGCGGATGGCGGTCTTTGAGCCGGTGTGCCGGGACATTGCCGCCACTCTGGTAAATGGACTTTCGAGAGGCCGCGAGCTCGAATTTAACGCTCAGTTTGCACAAGACTTTGCGATGAACATCCAGTGCGCTTTTCTGGGTTGGCCACAGGAACTACGCGCGCCACTGCTTCACTGGATTCGCAAAAATCGTGAAGCCACACTAACGGGTGACAGAATCGCTCTCGACCGGGTGGCCGTCGAATTTGACACCTACATCAAGGGCTTGCTTGCGCAACGGCGGCAATCGGGCGCGGAAGCACAAGACGACATCACGACCAGCCTGCTACGTGAGCGGATCGGGGACCGGCTGCTGCACGACGACGAAATTGTCAGCGTCCTGCGCAACTGGACCGTCGGCGAACTTGGGACGATTGCGGCGTGTATCGGAATTCTCGCTCATTACCTTGCCGAACATCCCGATGTCCAGCAGCGGTTGCGGGAGCAGCCATCGGTATTGCCAAAGGCCATCGACGAAATACTCCGGATCCGGGCACCACTCATCGCCAACCGCCGCATCAGTACCAAGTCGGTGAAAATCGGCGGTCACGAGGTACCCGTCGGCCAGCGAATCACGCTCATCTGGGCATCATCGAACCGGGACGAGACGGTTTTTGGTGACCCCGACGAGTTCCGGCTTGACCGCGATCCGGCCAGTAACCTCCTATACGGATCCGGCATCCATGTTTGTCCGGGTGCGCCGCTCGCGCGGCTAGAACTGCGTGTTGGCATGGAAGAACTGCTTGAGCGCACCAACTGGATTGCGCTCGTGCCGGGCAGCCCCCTCACGAAAGCCGTGTATCCGGCTGCTGGTTTTTCTGCATTGCCATTGCGCATCGAGTGA
- a CDS encoding nitrate/nitrite transporter, translated as MLVLSVTTLAFLVCFVVWMMFGVLGIELRTELELNSTEFGLLTATPVLTGALLRVPLGIWTDRFGGRVVMTLLLVLCAVPVFLIAYATAFWQFLAIGLCLGAVGASFAVGTPYVARFFPPEKRGFAMGFFGAGTAGAAVNLFITPSLQAAYGWRAVPKIYALALLVTALIFWLGSATDPGAGKSSGPWYKQFEVLKNPKIWKYCQYYSICFGGFTALSLWVPQYLKGEFGFSVVTAAALAAGFSLPGSVLRALGGTLSDRFGAHQVTWWGLWVAWVCLFLLSYPDTSFVVSTLGGPRSFHIHLGVPVFIGLLFILGAVFAFGMASTFKYVADDFPEQMGVVTGIVGLAGGLGGFLLPILFGVVLDWLGVRSSCFMFLYGIVWVSLILLYQSSVRQVRIDGTVPQ; from the coding sequence ATGTTGGTGTTAAGTGTCACGACTTTGGCATTTTTGGTCTGCTTCGTCGTCTGGATGATGTTCGGCGTGCTCGGCATCGAGCTACGAACCGAGCTTGAGCTGAACAGCACGGAGTTCGGATTGCTCACGGCCACGCCGGTTCTGACCGGCGCACTATTGCGCGTGCCGTTGGGGATTTGGACGGACCGTTTTGGCGGTCGCGTGGTGATGACGCTATTGCTGGTCCTCTGCGCCGTCCCTGTGTTCCTGATCGCATACGCGACGGCGTTCTGGCAATTCCTTGCAATCGGCCTGTGTCTTGGCGCGGTCGGCGCATCGTTTGCGGTAGGGACGCCCTATGTCGCGCGGTTCTTCCCGCCCGAAAAACGTGGCTTTGCGATGGGATTCTTTGGCGCCGGCACGGCCGGCGCCGCGGTAAATTTATTCATCACGCCTTCGCTGCAGGCGGCCTACGGCTGGCGCGCTGTCCCGAAGATCTATGCGCTCGCGCTCCTCGTCACGGCGCTGATCTTCTGGCTGGGCTCCGCGACCGACCCGGGCGCAGGGAAATCGTCCGGGCCATGGTACAAGCAGTTCGAGGTTCTGAAGAATCCAAAGATATGGAAGTACTGCCAGTACTACTCGATCTGCTTCGGTGGGTTCACCGCGCTGTCACTGTGGGTCCCGCAATATCTGAAGGGTGAATTCGGCTTTTCGGTTGTCACCGCCGCGGCGTTAGCCGCCGGTTTTTCGCTGCCGGGATCGGTATTGCGCGCGCTGGGTGGCACCTTGTCCGACCGCTTTGGTGCGCATCAGGTGACGTGGTGGGGCTTGTGGGTCGCGTGGGTATGTCTGTTCCTGTTGTCGTACCCGGATACCTCTTTCGTGGTGAGCACGCTCGGCGGCCCGCGCAGCTTTCATATCCATCTGGGTGTCCCGGTCTTCATCGGACTTCTTTTCATTCTTGGCGCGGTCTTCGCGTTCGGTATGGCCTCGACGTTCAAGTACGTCGCCGACGACTTTCCGGAGCAAATGGGTGTCGTCACCGGCATCGTTGGACTGGCTGGTGGATTGGGTGGCTTCCTGCTGCCAATCCTTTTCGGTGTGGTTCTTGATTGGCTCGGCGTTCGCTCGAGTTGCTTCATGTTTCTGTACGGCATCGTCTGGGTGTCGCTGATTCTGCTGTATCAATCCAGCGTCCGACAGGTCCGCATCGACGGAACAGTTCCGCAGTGA
- a CDS encoding peptidylprolyl isomerase, with protein MSSNTIDTSAVSDLVELSVNGVLIDAAAIDTESASHLNEADPDRAARLALVVRELLTQRAVTMGLLVAHAELDDQVTDRLLELECATPVPSDEECLRYYAANSQKFRSPDLVFARHILFALTDKSAMTQVRARAEEAHRELVQHPDRFEALANTLSNCPSGQVGGNLGQLTRGESVPEFEKAIFDSKQVGLLTGLVNTRYGFHIVLVERRIEGLALPYEAVRETIGRYLLEHVRHKSIQQYLTLLAANADLRGITLDVRPGLLLQ; from the coding sequence ATGTCTTCAAACACGATTGACACATCGGCGGTATCAGACCTGGTTGAGCTCAGTGTCAACGGCGTCCTGATCGATGCAGCCGCAATTGATACCGAATCTGCGTCCCACCTGAATGAAGCCGATCCAGACAGGGCCGCACGTCTGGCATTGGTGGTGCGTGAGTTGCTCACACAGCGAGCCGTGACGATGGGTTTGCTTGTGGCGCACGCCGAACTCGATGATCAGGTCACTGACCGCCTGCTGGAACTGGAATGTGCGACTCCCGTGCCATCCGATGAGGAATGTCTGCGCTACTACGCGGCAAATTCGCAGAAGTTTCGCAGTCCCGACCTGGTCTTTGCGCGCCACATCCTCTTTGCGCTGACAGACAAGTCCGCCATGACCCAGGTTCGCGCCCGCGCGGAAGAGGCGCATCGAGAACTCGTTCAGCATCCCGATCGGTTCGAGGCGCTCGCCAACACCCTGTCAAACTGCCCGTCCGGTCAGGTCGGTGGAAATCTCGGCCAGTTGACCCGCGGTGAGAGCGTGCCCGAATTCGAGAAGGCAATTTTCGACAGCAAACAGGTCGGCCTGCTGACGGGGCTCGTCAACACGCGCTATGGCTTTCATATCGTGTTGGTGGAGCGCCGGATCGAGGGACTCGCGCTGCCATACGAAGCAGTACGAGAAACCATCGGACGCTATCTTCTTGAGCATGTTCGGCATAAGTCGATTCAGCAATATTTGACGCTGCTGGCCGCAAACGCCGATCTGCGTGGCATCACATTGGATGTACGCCCCGGTTTGTTGTTGCAATAG
- a CDS encoding helix-turn-helix domain-containing protein, whose product MNRPSVSSHLPATHAGSVWRWIKWSFVVVILAAIAIVVRIVQIEIDTLRLQARYLSELTRDIGFAVEPGRATVPLSRDEWSLRRAARLCGAPCVHRAARKARFAIAAQARDSARMISLADDGLFLPYEEKAQTGIVLRGANGATLFHTRYPQRAYESFEAVPPLVRDSLLFIEDKYLLAADQPHRNPAIDWGRFFPCARQPGRARLNISARLQRVGYSPAKFHLRMTRDEMGSYLGLQLETVSRSFSKFLKASLIEVRGKQINIVDRGGLERI is encoded by the coding sequence ATGAACCGCCCGTCGGTCAGCTCTCATCTTCCTGCCACCCATGCCGGTTCAGTCTGGCGGTGGATCAAGTGGAGTTTCGTCGTCGTGATTCTGGCGGCCATCGCCATCGTGGTGCGCATCGTCCAGATCGAAATCGACACCTTGCGACTGCAGGCGCGCTATCTCTCCGAGCTCACGCGCGATATCGGCTTCGCGGTCGAGCCGGGGCGAGCCACAGTACCGCTTTCCCGCGACGAATGGTCCTTACGACGTGCGGCTCGGCTATGCGGAGCTCCCTGCGTTCACCGAGCGGCTCGAAAAGCGCGCTTTGCCATTGCTGCGCAGGCGCGCGATTCGGCGCGCATGATTTCACTCGCCGATGACGGCCTTTTCCTCCCTTATGAGGAAAAGGCCCAGACGGGCATCGTGCTGCGCGGCGCGAACGGTGCGACGCTGTTCCATACGCGCTACCCGCAGCGCGCCTACGAGAGCTTCGAAGCCGTGCCGCCGCTCGTGCGCGACTCGCTGCTCTTCATCGAAGACAAATACCTGCTCGCCGCCGACCAGCCGCACCGCAATCCGGCCATCGACTGGGGACGCTTTTTCCCGTGCGCTCGTCAACCAGGGCGTGCGCGCCTGAACATCTCTGCGCGGCTGCAGCGCGTCGGCTATTCGCCGGCGAAATTCCATCTTCGTATGACACGTGACGAAATGGGCAGCTACCTGGGCTTACAGCTTGAAACGGTTAGCCGCTCTTTTTCAAAGTTCCTGAAGGCGAGCTTGATCGAGGTGCGCGGCAAGCAGATAAACATTGTCGACCGGGGCGGACTCGAGCGCATCTGA
- a CDS encoding Rrf2 family transcriptional regulator, whose product MHLIVYTDYTIPVMMYLALKYPDGGVATIDEIAGAYGISRNHLTKIIHELSQVGLIETTRGRAGGTHLAQFGHLNVLFYAWVL is encoded by the coding sequence ATGCACCTCATCGTCTACACCGATTACACGATTCCGGTGATGATGTATCTCGCTCTGAAGTACCCGGATGGTGGCGTTGCGACGATCGACGAAATCGCGGGGGCCTATGGGATCTCGCGCAATCACCTGACGAAAATCATTCACGAGCTCAGCCAGGTCGGCCTCATCGAGACGACGCGCGGCCGAGCCGGAGGCACCCATCTGGCGCAGTTCGGCCATCTGAACGTCCTGTTTTACGCATGGGTGTTGTAG
- the narI gene encoding respiratory nitrate reductase subunit gamma, with translation MSQHFINSLLFGIYPYVCLAIWLLGSLIRFDREQYTWKSDSSQLLRRRQLRLGSNLFHIGVLIVIAGHFAGFLAPHWMVSPFLNASQHQFIAMAGGGSAGIVAIIGLTILLYRRLSDPRIRINSAHADILVLVILWLQLALGLSTVPLSLAHMDGVMFETLSTYVKGIVTFQSVADLIAPVPLVYKIHIVLGFTIFLISPFTRLVHIWSGMATVAYLFRPHQIVRKR, from the coding sequence ATGAGTCAGCACTTCATCAATTCGCTTTTGTTTGGCATTTATCCCTATGTCTGTCTCGCGATCTGGCTGCTTGGCAGCCTGATCCGCTTCGATCGGGAACAGTACACCTGGAAGAGCGATTCCTCGCAACTGCTCAGACGCCGGCAACTACGCCTGGGGAGCAATCTGTTTCACATCGGTGTACTGATCGTCATTGCCGGCCACTTCGCAGGCTTTCTGGCGCCGCACTGGATGGTGTCGCCATTTCTGAACGCCTCACAACATCAATTCATTGCAATGGCTGGAGGCGGTAGTGCCGGCATTGTTGCAATCATCGGCTTAACGATTCTGCTGTATCGACGGCTATCGGACCCGCGAATTCGCATCAATAGCGCGCACGCGGATATTCTGGTCCTGGTCATATTGTGGTTGCAGCTTGCGCTCGGACTTTCCACCGTCCCGCTTTCATTGGCCCACATGGACGGGGTCATGTTCGAAACGCTGAGCACCTATGTCAAGGGAATCGTCACGTTCCAATCCGTCGCCGATCTCATTGCCCCGGTGCCGCTCGTCTACAAAATTCATATTGTGCTGGGCTTCACGATCTTCCTCATTTCTCCATTCACGCGTCTTGTTCATATATGGAGTGGCATGGCAACCGTAGCCTATTTGTTTCGGCCGCACCAGATCGTGCGTAAGCGCTAA
- a CDS encoding ribonucleotide reductase subunit alpha produces the protein MSISSFDELIRVARQQPEPQRLLFVFTTAELPGDSTPEQRARFEAGEGGALTPLMCVDKTLEELGTFSDLVEESRQVLQEWAIVFVAALSGKNGRVPQAEDAEAPLNRMVESIKAGTVGMFIPFDTHGQAVLLAPP, from the coding sequence ATGAGTATTTCAAGTTTTGATGAGCTGATTCGCGTCGCGCGGCAACAACCTGAACCTCAGCGTTTGCTATTCGTATTTACCACAGCTGAGTTGCCTGGGGACTCTACGCCCGAACAGCGGGCCCGCTTCGAAGCTGGTGAGGGTGGCGCGCTGACGCCACTGATGTGCGTGGACAAAACGCTCGAAGAACTCGGCACGTTTAGCGACCTGGTCGAAGAATCGCGACAGGTTCTCCAGGAATGGGCAATCGTCTTCGTCGCCGCTCTCTCCGGTAAAAACGGGCGTGTGCCGCAGGCTGAGGATGCCGAAGCGCCGTTGAACAGGATGGTGGAATCTATCAAAGCGGGAACTGTCGGCATGTTTATTCCATTCGATACACATGGTCAGGCAGTGCTACTTGCTCCACCCTGA
- a CDS encoding DUF2249 domain-containing protein: MSTIAISPAVIVVDVGTVDPRERHSMVFDTFAGLAPGQALELVSDHNPEPLLEEFVAELPDGFWWRREKGHLNLWRVLIGKPATALD; this comes from the coding sequence ATGTCTACCATCGCAATCTCTCCCGCTGTGATCGTCGTCGACGTTGGTACTGTTGATCCGCGCGAGCGCCATTCAATGGTTTTCGACACGTTTGCGGGACTGGCTCCCGGCCAGGCACTCGAACTCGTGTCGGATCACAATCCCGAACCGTTGCTCGAAGAGTTTGTTGCCGAACTGCCGGACGGGTTCTGGTGGCGGCGCGAAAAGGGCCACCTCAACCTGTGGCGCGTGCTGATTGGCAAGCCAGCGACGGCGCTCGATTGA